In Flammeovirgaceae bacterium 311, one DNA window encodes the following:
- a CDS encoding dipeptidyl aminopeptidase/acylaminoacyl peptidase (COG1506 Dipeptidyl aminopeptidases/acylaminoacyl-peptidases), whose product MINRIKKSMAGLLVLLMIASAAGYAQQKKAPSLEDIFERNVFSQQTVRSINWMKDGRYYTSLRPNQGSNTQDVVKYDITTGEPVATLVDGSSLAGSGQNGPFRFSDYSLSADETKALLATEEEGIYRHSTKAYYYIYDLKTAELKPLASGDKQMYATFSPDGSKVAYVRDNNLYYKELADMQEVAITTDGRLNHIIYGGADWVYEEEFSFAKGFFWSPDNRKIAFYRFDESQVPEYNMQLWTDVRQGQLYPQDYKFKYPKAGEKNSEVSILVYHLPERKTVQVQTGEEKDIYLPRMYWTANPDLLAFIRMNRLQNQLELLHADAADGNTSVVITENAATYVDLNFNDNLLYLKDGKGFVRTSEQDGYKHVYHHKMNGELVRQITTGNWEVTELVGVDEKKNLVYFISSEDSPLERQFYSINLKGKNKTKLSQEQGVVDISMSPDFTYYIQYHSSATEPLTVSLHRAPGGELVKILEENAGLRQRLDAINLNPKEFLEFQTEDGTQLNGYMIRPSDFDATKQYPVLMYVYGGPGSQTVLNNFSTLREVWHSYMADQGYLVVSVDNRGTGARGRDFRHLTYGQMGKLEVEDQIQAAKYLATMPYVDASRIGIWGWSYGGYMSSLATFIGNDVFKAGIAVAPVTNWRFYDTIYTERYLKTPQENAEGYDAYSPLTHVDKLKGAFLLIHGTGDDNVHFQNAVALQDALIASGKQFQSFYYPNRAHSIRGGNTSLHLYQMMTNFVKSNL is encoded by the coding sequence ATGATCAATAGAATTAAGAAAAGCATGGCGGGCCTGCTTGTGTTGCTGATGATAGCATCGGCAGCAGGCTATGCACAGCAGAAAAAAGCACCATCGTTAGAGGATATTTTTGAGCGCAATGTTTTTAGCCAGCAAACGGTACGAAGCATTAACTGGATGAAAGATGGCCGCTATTACACCTCGCTGCGACCAAACCAGGGAAGTAATACGCAGGATGTTGTTAAATATGATATCACCACAGGCGAACCGGTAGCCACCCTGGTAGATGGCAGCAGCCTGGCCGGTAGCGGGCAAAACGGCCCCTTCCGCTTCTCTGACTATAGCCTTAGCGCCGATGAAACCAAGGCTTTGCTGGCTACCGAAGAGGAGGGCATATACCGCCACTCCACCAAAGCCTACTATTATATATATGACCTGAAAACAGCTGAGCTGAAGCCTCTTGCAAGCGGCGATAAGCAAATGTATGCCACCTTCTCGCCAGATGGCAGCAAGGTAGCCTATGTGCGCGACAATAACCTGTACTATAAAGAGCTTGCAGATATGCAGGAAGTAGCCATTACCACCGATGGCCGCTTGAATCATATTATTTACGGCGGTGCCGACTGGGTATACGAAGAGGAATTTTCCTTTGCCAAAGGTTTTTTCTGGTCGCCCGACAACCGCAAAATTGCCTTCTACCGCTTTGACGAAAGCCAGGTGCCTGAATATAACATGCAGCTCTGGACAGATGTGCGCCAGGGCCAGCTCTATCCGCAGGATTATAAGTTTAAATACCCAAAGGCAGGCGAAAAAAACTCTGAAGTAAGCATACTGGTATACCACCTGCCCGAGAGAAAAACCGTTCAGGTACAAACGGGCGAAGAAAAAGACATTTACCTGCCCCGCATGTACTGGACCGCCAATCCCGACCTGCTGGCATTCATCCGCATGAACCGCCTGCAAAACCAGCTGGAGCTACTGCATGCAGATGCTGCAGACGGCAATACCTCAGTTGTCATCACTGAAAATGCTGCTACCTATGTAGACCTGAATTTTAATGATAACCTCCTTTACCTGAAAGACGGAAAAGGCTTTGTTCGCACCAGCGAGCAGGATGGCTACAAGCATGTGTATCATCATAAAATGAACGGAGAGCTGGTGCGGCAAATCACCACAGGCAACTGGGAGGTAACGGAACTGGTAGGTGTTGATGAAAAAAAGAACCTGGTATATTTTATCTCTTCTGAAGATTCTCCCCTGGAACGCCAGTTCTACAGCATCAACCTGAAGGGGAAGAATAAAACCAAACTTAGCCAGGAACAGGGTGTAGTGGATATTAGCATGAGTCCTGATTTTACCTACTATATCCAGTACCACTCCTCTGCTACAGAACCACTTACCGTATCGCTGCACCGGGCACCGGGTGGTGAGCTGGTAAAAATCCTTGAAGAAAATGCAGGCCTGCGCCAGCGGCTGGATGCGATTAACCTGAACCCTAAAGAGTTTCTTGAATTTCAGACGGAAGATGGCACTCAGCTGAACGGCTATATGATCCGCCCTTCAGATTTCGATGCAACCAAACAGTACCCTGTACTGATGTATGTGTATGGCGGACCGGGGAGCCAAACAGTACTAAACAACTTTAGCACCCTTCGGGAGGTATGGCACAGCTATATGGCCGATCAGGGTTACCTGGTTGTATCTGTAGATAACCGTGGAACAGGCGCCCGCGGCAGAGATTTCAGACATCTCACCTATGGTCAGATGGGCAAACTGGAGGTAGAAGACCAGATACAGGCCGCCAAATACCTGGCCACCATGCCTTATGTAGATGCCAGCCGCATTGGTATCTGGGGATGGAGCTACGGTGGTTATATGTCGTCGCTGGCTACCTTTATCGGCAACGATGTTTTTAAAGCCGGAATAGCCGTAGCACCTGTTACCAACTGGCGATTTTACGATACCATTTACACCGAGCGGTATTTAAAAACCCCGCAGGAAAATGCCGAAGGTTACGATGCCTACTCTCCCCTTACACATGTGGATAAACTAAAGGGGGCATTTCTGCTCATCCATGGCACCGGCGACGACAACGTACATTTCCAGAATGCTGTTGCCCTGCAGGATGCCCTTATTGCATCGGGCAAACAGTTCCAGTCATTCTATTATCCAAACCGGGCCCATAGTATCAGGGGAGGCAACACCAGCCTGCATTTATACCAGATGATGACTAACTTTGTAAAAAGCAATCTGTAG
- a CDS encoding Fur family ferric uptake regulator (COG0735 Fe2+/Zn2+ uptake regulation proteins), translating into MEEARLKDMLRGTGLRYTKQRGEVLYLFREHDTALTQAELEKMLPSQFDRITLYRILRSFEASGLLHKVLDDSGTTRFALCRTGCSEHEHHDEHVHFRCSNCQKTLCLPDVAIPAVKLPGGYVFGDAKLLIDGICPDCIQSSN; encoded by the coding sequence GTGGAAGAAGCCAGATTAAAAGACATGTTACGCGGCACAGGCCTGCGGTACACAAAGCAGAGAGGAGAGGTATTATATCTCTTTCGCGAGCATGATACAGCCCTTACCCAGGCAGAGTTGGAAAAAATGCTTCCCTCCCAGTTCGATAGAATCACCCTCTACCGCATATTACGCTCTTTCGAAGCAAGCGGTCTGCTGCATAAGGTACTGGATGATTCCGGAACAACCCGTTTTGCCCTGTGCCGAACCGGCTGCTCCGAGCATGAACACCACGACGAACACGTGCACTTTCGCTGCTCCAACTGCCAGAAAACCCTCTGCCTGCCAGACGTTGCCATCCCGGCTGTTAAACTTCCCGGAGGATATGTTTTTGGCGATGCTAAACTGCTGATTGATGGTATTTGCCCCGACTGCATCCAAAGCAGCAATTAA
- a CDS encoding thioesterase superfamily protein (COG1607 Acyl-CoA hydrolase), whose product MQHSQDARPVSASRTTLTELMIPSYANFGGKIHGGILLSLMDKVAYACASKHSGAYCVTVSVDNVDFMQPVEVGELISLNASVNYVGKSSMVVGIRVTAENVKERFVKHTNTSYFTMVAKDEEGHPFQVPPLLLETQQDVRRFIEARERRRIYFQSRELMQKAKLAFNMEEEVEKLKGERCELRVRL is encoded by the coding sequence ATGCAACACTCACAAGATGCCAGGCCTGTTAGCGCCAGCCGCACCACCCTTACCGAGCTTATGATACCCTCCTATGCCAACTTTGGTGGTAAAATTCACGGAGGTATACTGTTAAGCCTGATGGATAAAGTGGCCTACGCTTGTGCCAGCAAGCACAGCGGGGCTTATTGTGTAACGGTTTCAGTAGATAATGTCGACTTTATGCAGCCGGTAGAGGTAGGGGAGCTGATATCGCTGAATGCCTCGGTAAATTATGTGGGGAAAAGCAGTATGGTGGTGGGCATACGGGTAACTGCCGAAAATGTAAAGGAGCGCTTTGTGAAACACACCAATACCAGCTATTTTACCATGGTGGCAAAAGACGAAGAAGGCCATCCTTTCCAGGTGCCCCCATTGTTGCTGGAGACGCAGCAGGATGTGCGCCGCTTTATTGAGGCCAGGGAGCGCCGCAGGATTTATTTCCAGAGCCGCGAACTTATGCAGAAGGCCAAGTTGGCCTTTAATATGGAGGAAGAAGTGGAAAAGCTGAAAGGCGAACGCTGCGAACTACGGGTAAGGCTGTAA
- a CDS encoding Zn-dependent dipeptidase, microsomal dipeptidase (COG2355 Zn-dependent dipeptidase, microsomal dipeptidase homolog), whose translation MTRPSVAHLPVFDLHCDLLAYLREVPHADPAGTDDMGATIPYLQQGGVKLQVMAIYSDVKAGSTQKAWDQAQLYCRLLQDYGDYLLSVSRQEHLHQLATGSKVGAIVAIENAAGLCEEGQPLDTTFGRLEAIEQKTDRIFYIGITHHTENRFGGGNYSEAGLKEDGKVLLDYLSGRNIAVDLAHTSDALAEGIFNYTEQRNLQIPIIASHSNFRGVWQHRRNLPDEFVQELIRRKGLIGINFLRAYVHDENPEALAEHILYGLEQGAEDLLCFGADFFYTKDMPDLSRVPFYFREHENAGRYPEILKQLAERGLSQEQLRKLSYGNADRFLESILPA comes from the coding sequence ATGACACGACCTTCTGTTGCCCATTTACCCGTTTTCGACCTGCACTGCGATTTGCTGGCTTACCTGCGGGAAGTACCTCATGCTGATCCGGCTGGTACTGACGATATGGGTGCTACCATTCCTTACCTGCAGCAGGGTGGGGTAAAGCTGCAGGTAATGGCTATCTATTCAGATGTTAAGGCCGGCAGCACCCAAAAAGCATGGGATCAGGCCCAGTTGTATTGCCGCCTCTTGCAGGATTATGGCGATTACCTCCTGTCGGTTAGCAGGCAGGAGCACCTGCATCAGCTGGCTACAGGCAGTAAGGTAGGCGCCATAGTGGCAATAGAAAATGCCGCCGGCCTTTGCGAAGAAGGCCAACCCCTGGATACAACCTTTGGGCGCCTGGAGGCTATTGAGCAAAAGACAGATCGTATTTTTTACATAGGCATCACGCATCATACCGAAAACCGCTTTGGCGGAGGTAACTACAGCGAGGCTGGTCTTAAAGAAGATGGCAAGGTACTCCTTGATTATCTGTCCGGCAGAAATATAGCCGTAGATCTGGCCCATACCAGCGATGCCCTTGCCGAAGGAATTTTCAATTATACCGAGCAGCGCAACCTGCAGATTCCTATTATTGCCAGTCACTCGAATTTCAGAGGCGTTTGGCAGCACAGGCGTAACTTGCCCGATGAGTTTGTGCAGGAGTTAATCAGGCGCAAAGGCCTCATAGGCATCAACTTTTTAAGGGCCTACGTGCACGATGAAAACCCAGAGGCACTGGCAGAACACATTTTGTACGGGCTGGAACAGGGAGCTGAAGATTTGCTTTGTTTTGGCGCCGACTTTTTTTATACCAAAGATATGCCTGACCTGAGCCGCGTACCGTTCTATTTCCGGGAGCATGAAAATGCGGGCAGGTATCCGGAAATATTAAAGCAATTAGCAGAAAGGGGCCTAAGCCAGGAGCAGTTGCGGAAGCTTAGCTATGGAAATGCTGATCGTTTCCTTGAATCAATATTGCCTGCATAA
- a CDS encoding outer membrane receptor protein (COG1629 Outer membrane receptor proteins, mostly Fe transport), whose protein sequence is MAGRVVDQLTKEPLPYATVQLKGSSVGTIADDEGIFHLHNLCEDEFDLVISFVGYKPITHHHDLYHDDPVIYLSPEEAQLESIVVEGRQVERGMASVTATTLGPEELEGSQGERLGDLLSRLSGVTTLSTGQNIVKPVIHGLHSSRILIINNGIRHESQNWGAEHAPEIDPSQASNISLIKGAASVKYGPGALGGVIVINPPQPRLTSTLNGSANLRLQSNGRAAGSTLMLQKGYSKFAWIAQASGLYQGDLHAPDYNLTNTGAREYSFSAGALYHRRQLDLRVHYSYFQQKLGILRGSVVGNLNDLAYAIGNEPPAGTRSFSYTINTPNQEVAHHLLKLHGTYSFPTSSLDFQYGFQINQRQEFDVRRGSNNEIPSINLELLTHSFEAEWNHPVLGAFRGSAGIQAQMQDNNNIPGTNTTPFLPNYNNFNLGAYLAESIQAGNTIFDAGLRFDIQHSSIRGRDQQQNIFRNELNYSSLTASTGFLAPLNAWSSIQSNLGLAWRPPNMAELYSFGKHETVIEYGLWRFHEGTSGVYSGAERTANSELSYKWVNTYNYQRNRTTAEITAYVNYLQNYIYSKPAGITSTVRGPFPFFIYDQTNALLAGLEGSFALQHNTSWESALRLTLLHATDIKNRERFVGLPANRMAYSLAYTQPRLGKFQNLGAGLEASYTFRQYLAPAVITPSELMESRGEATEVFASAENGFDFMAAPDGYFLLNFTSSIEKGKFTYRLGVRNLLNTSYRDYTNRLRYFADEPGRNFVASVKYTF, encoded by the coding sequence ATGGCCGGCCGGGTGGTAGACCAGCTTACCAAAGAACCTCTGCCTTATGCCACCGTTCAGCTCAAAGGCTCCTCTGTAGGCACCATTGCCGACGATGAGGGTATTTTTCATTTACACAACCTTTGCGAGGATGAGTTTGACCTGGTAATTTCCTTTGTAGGGTATAAGCCTATTACCCACCACCACGACCTTTACCACGACGATCCGGTTATTTATCTTTCTCCTGAAGAAGCTCAGCTGGAAAGCATAGTGGTAGAAGGCCGGCAGGTGGAAAGAGGCATGGCCTCGGTTACGGCAACTACCCTTGGACCCGAAGAGCTGGAAGGCAGCCAGGGCGAACGCTTAGGCGATCTGCTAAGCCGGCTATCGGGTGTTACTACCCTGAGTACCGGCCAAAATATTGTAAAACCTGTTATTCATGGCCTGCACAGCAGCCGTATTCTCATCATTAACAACGGCATACGGCACGAGAGCCAGAACTGGGGTGCAGAACATGCCCCTGAAATAGATCCTTCACAAGCCAGCAACATCAGCCTGATAAAAGGGGCTGCCTCTGTAAAATATGGTCCAGGTGCTCTTGGGGGTGTTATTGTGATCAATCCTCCGCAACCCAGGCTGACAAGCACATTGAATGGTAGCGCCAATCTGAGACTGCAATCCAACGGCCGTGCCGCCGGCAGTACCCTGATGCTGCAGAAAGGTTACTCCAAATTTGCATGGATTGCGCAGGCCTCCGGCCTATACCAGGGTGATCTCCATGCTCCTGATTACAACCTAACCAATACCGGCGCCCGGGAATATAGCTTTTCTGCGGGGGCACTTTATCACAGAAGGCAACTGGACCTTAGGGTACACTACAGCTACTTTCAGCAAAAACTGGGTATTCTAAGAGGTTCTGTTGTAGGCAATTTAAATGACTTAGCCTATGCCATTGGCAACGAGCCTCCAGCCGGTACCAGGAGCTTTTCGTATACCATCAATACCCCTAATCAGGAAGTAGCACACCACCTCCTGAAACTACACGGCACCTACTCTTTCCCCACCAGCAGCCTGGATTTCCAGTATGGATTTCAGATAAACCAGCGGCAGGAGTTTGATGTAAGAAGAGGATCGAACAACGAAATACCTTCCATTAACCTGGAGCTGCTCACGCATTCTTTTGAAGCAGAATGGAATCATCCTGTGCTGGGCGCCTTTCGGGGCTCTGCAGGCATTCAGGCCCAAATGCAGGATAATAATAATATCCCCGGCACCAACACCACCCCTTTTCTCCCCAATTACAACAACTTTAACCTGGGGGCATACCTGGCGGAATCTATACAGGCTGGAAACACCATTTTTGATGCCGGCCTGCGGTTTGATATCCAGCACAGCTCCATCAGGGGCAGAGATCAGCAACAAAACATTTTCCGCAACGAACTTAATTACAGCAGCCTTACGGCCAGCACAGGATTTCTAGCGCCCCTGAACGCATGGTCTTCCATACAATCTAACCTGGGCCTGGCCTGGCGGCCGCCTAATATGGCAGAGCTCTACAGCTTTGGCAAGCACGAAACAGTTATAGAATATGGGCTGTGGCGATTTCATGAGGGCACATCCGGAGTTTATTCAGGAGCTGAACGGACTGCCAACAGTGAGTTGAGCTATAAATGGGTAAATACCTACAACTATCAGCGCAACAGAACCACAGCAGAAATAACCGCCTATGTTAATTACCTGCAGAACTACATTTACAGCAAGCCTGCAGGCATCACTTCTACTGTACGGGGCCCATTTCCTTTTTTCATCTATGATCAGACCAACGCCCTGCTGGCCGGCTTAGAGGGCAGTTTTGCACTGCAACATAACACCAGCTGGGAATCTGCCCTGCGCTTAACTTTACTGCATGCTACGGATATCAAAAACAGGGAACGCTTTGTAGGCCTGCCTGCCAATCGTATGGCCTATTCCCTGGCATATACACAACCCAGGCTTGGTAAATTTCAAAACCTTGGCGCCGGGCTCGAAGCCTCCTACACCTTCAGGCAGTACCTTGCTCCAGCTGTAATTACACCTTCAGAACTTATGGAATCCAGAGGGGAGGCTACAGAAGTATTTGCCTCTGCCGAAAACGGCTTTGATTTTATGGCTGCCCCTGATGGCTACTTCCTTCTTAATTTCACCAGCAGCATCGAAAAGGGCAAATTCACCTACCGCCTTGGGGTGCGCAACCTGCTGAATACTTCTTACCGGGACTATACCAACCGCCTGCGCTATTTTGCCGATGAGCCTGGCAGGAACTTTGTAGCATCAGTTAAATATACTTTCTGA
- the rnhB gene encoding ribonuclease HII (COG0164 Ribonuclease HII): protein MLRPYYHNLVPEAGCDEAGRGCLAGPVVAAAVILPLTFQHPFLNDSKQLSPQQRQELAPFIKSSALAWAIAACSPEEIDQHNILQASLLAMHRAVAQLQLTPGLLLIDGNRFNPYPFIQHVCIVKGDSLYASIAAASVLAKTHRDELMLELSAEHPQYGWANNMGYPTREHKKALLEWGPTPWHRKTFKGVMP, encoded by the coding sequence ATGCTACGCCCATACTATCATAACTTAGTGCCGGAAGCAGGCTGCGATGAAGCTGGCAGGGGCTGCCTGGCCGGGCCGGTAGTTGCAGCAGCCGTAATACTGCCGCTTACTTTTCAGCATCCGTTTTTAAACGACTCAAAGCAGCTTAGCCCGCAACAGCGACAGGAGCTGGCCCCCTTCATTAAAAGCAGTGCCCTGGCCTGGGCAATTGCTGCCTGCAGTCCGGAAGAAATTGACCAGCATAATATTTTACAGGCAAGCCTGCTGGCCATGCACAGAGCAGTGGCTCAGCTGCAACTTACACCCGGGCTATTACTGATAGACGGCAATCGCTTTAACCCGTATCCCTTTATTCAGCATGTATGTATTGTAAAAGGCGATAGCCTCTATGCCTCTATTGCGGCTGCGTCGGTTCTGGCTAAAACGCATCGCGATGAGCTCATGCTGGAGCTTTCGGCGGAACACCCTCAATATGGCTGGGCAAACAATATGGGCTATCCAACCCGGGAACATAAAAAAGCACTGCTGGAATGGGGCCCAACTCCCTGGCACCGCAAAACCTTTAAGGGAGTGATGCCATGA
- a CDS encoding NTP pyrophosphohydrolase (COG0494 NTP pyrophosphohydrolases including oxidative damage repair enzymes), with protein sequence MNFEKTYDPDHNPWTTTNSKPVYENPWIRVREDQVINPSGNPGIYGVVSFRNWALGIIPLDEHNNTWLVGQYRYSLNEWSWEIPMGGGPKEADILESAMRELKEETGYTAARWTNIMSIHTSNSVTDETGFVYLAEELTAGEEEPEETEQLVVKKLSLKEAVDWVMEGKITDSISVAGLLKVARLKGI encoded by the coding sequence ATGAATTTTGAAAAAACATACGATCCAGATCATAATCCCTGGACAACCACCAACAGCAAGCCTGTGTATGAGAATCCCTGGATACGCGTGCGCGAAGACCAGGTGATCAACCCCTCCGGAAATCCCGGCATATACGGCGTGGTGAGCTTCCGGAACTGGGCGCTGGGTATTATTCCGCTGGATGAGCATAATAATACCTGGCTGGTAGGGCAGTACCGCTACTCCCTCAACGAGTGGAGCTGGGAAATACCTATGGGTGGAGGCCCTAAAGAGGCAGATATCCTGGAATCGGCTATGCGGGAGCTTAAAGAAGAAACCGGTTATACCGCCGCCCGCTGGACTAATATAATGTCTATTCATACCTCTAACTCGGTTACCGACGAAACAGGATTCGTATACCTGGCAGAGGAGCTTACCGCCGGCGAAGAAGAGCCTGAGGAGACCGAGCAGCTGGTTGTAAAAAAGCTATCGCTGAAAGAAGCAGTAGACTGGGTGATGGAAGGAAAAATCACGGATAGCATTTCCGTTGCCGGGCTCCTGAAAGTAGCCCGGCTGAAAGGTATATAA
- a CDS encoding putative efflux protein, MATE family (COG0534 Na+-driven multidrug efflux pump), translating to MTPTTAHATTAWKWQARRILQIALPVMLSYLGHVLVGTADSMMVGQLGKVPLAAVSLANSLVVLPMMFGLGLSYGLTPLVAAADGRGNRRRIANLLQHSLLVNLLAGTALSGLIVLLLPFLDDMEQPPAVVEIVGPYLAIAAGSLIPLMVFQGFKQFAEGLGFTRQAMYISLGANGVNVFFNWLLIYGKWGFPALGLAGAGWATLLSRVLMAIGMAWYCYKSPLFEPYREYFSFKRFRRKMSVKLVKLGIPMGLQFTFEVGAFSGAVIMAGWISDTAQAAHQIAINLAAMSYMIASGVSAAATVQVGNLLGRKDVAGLRTAAVTAAALVLVLQALFALLFLFGRNFLPTLYIDNANVIDVASGLLIIAAFFQLSDGLQVVGLGALRGMEDVRLPTLITLFAYWILALPLGYVLGFTFDMGISGIWWGLLTGLTVAAVLLAGRFWWLSDKSRIHQLTS from the coding sequence ATGACACCCACCACAGCGCATGCTACCACCGCCTGGAAATGGCAGGCCCGGCGCATCTTACAAATAGCTTTACCAGTGATGCTCAGTTACCTGGGGCATGTACTGGTAGGCACCGCCGATAGCATGATGGTGGGGCAGCTGGGAAAAGTGCCGCTGGCAGCGGTTTCTTTGGCCAACAGCCTTGTTGTGCTCCCCATGATGTTTGGCCTGGGCCTAAGCTATGGGCTAACGCCCCTGGTGGCTGCTGCCGATGGCCGTGGCAACCGGCGGCGCATTGCCAACCTGCTGCAGCACAGCCTGTTGGTAAATCTTTTGGCTGGCACGGCATTATCGGGCCTGATTGTGCTGCTGCTGCCGTTCCTGGACGATATGGAGCAGCCTCCTGCTGTGGTAGAGATTGTAGGCCCTTACCTGGCCATCGCTGCCGGATCACTGATTCCGCTCATGGTTTTTCAGGGCTTCAAACAGTTTGCAGAAGGTCTGGGCTTTACGCGGCAGGCCATGTATATTTCACTGGGTGCCAATGGCGTAAACGTTTTTTTTAACTGGCTGCTGATTTACGGCAAGTGGGGTTTTCCGGCCCTGGGCTTGGCAGGTGCCGGCTGGGCAACCCTTCTCTCGCGGGTGCTGATGGCCATTGGCATGGCCTGGTACTGCTATAAAAGCCCGCTTTTTGAACCTTACAGGGAGTATTTCAGCTTTAAGCGTTTCAGGCGGAAAATGTCGGTAAAGCTGGTGAAGCTGGGCATTCCCATGGGCCTGCAGTTTACTTTTGAGGTAGGCGCTTTTAGCGGAGCCGTGATCATGGCCGGCTGGATCAGCGATACTGCCCAGGCCGCTCACCAGATTGCTATAAACCTGGCTGCCATGAGCTACATGATTGCCTCGGGCGTTAGTGCTGCGGCAACGGTGCAGGTAGGGAACCTGCTGGGGCGTAAGGATGTGGCGGGCCTGCGCACCGCTGCCGTTACGGCTGCAGCACTGGTGCTTGTGTTGCAAGCCTTATTTGCCCTGCTGTTTTTGTTTGGCCGCAACTTTTTGCCAACCCTGTACATCGATAATGCAAATGTGATTGATGTGGCATCAGGCCTGCTGATCATTGCAGCTTTCTTTCAGCTATCAGACGGCCTTCAGGTGGTGGGTCTGGGAGCCCTCCGGGGTATGGAAGATGTACGCCTTCCCACCCTGATCACCCTTTTTGCCTACTGGATTCTGGCCCTGCCGCTGGGTTATGTGCTGGGCTTTACATTTGATATGGGCATCAGCGGGATATGGTGGGGGCTGCTGACGGGACTTACTGTTGCTGCCGTACTACTTGCCGGGCGCTTTTGGTGGCTTAGCGATAAATCCCGGATTCATCAGCTTACTTCCTGA